Within Oscillatoria nigro-viridis PCC 7112, the genomic segment AATCACGGCGGTGACTAGATAGTTTTCTTGACTGGTATTGCTCGCCAATGGTTCTTCCAACATAGAATTTAACAGTCGGGGAAATTGGATGGTTAAAACAGAAAAACAGCTCTTACCGTGCCTGTATAGACTCTAAAACTGAAACGTCATCCGAATAATGCCAACAAAAATCGTGTCATTATTGCTGTTGTGTTCAGGGTTGGTAATGACGATTACACCAGGAGTGATTGAGAGATGGTAGTTCATTTGAAACCGGTAGAAGATTTCAAAGTGCAATGAGGTGCTAAGATCGATTACTCCAAACTGATTGCTGATCACTCTAGGCGGTTGTCCAAAAACAAAACCTAATAAGTTTCCTTCCTTACCCAAATCTGGAAATCCAAAATTAACTGCGTAGTAAAAAATCTCAGCAGTAGGAGCATTGGAGAGGTCTTGCGCCGATGCCCGGAGATATCCTATCCATCCTCCCAATCTGAAAGCAGGGTTAACGAGCCAGGAAGCCGTAAGACTATAGCTATCCCCAACAATGCTGGTACTGTTTCCATTAAACGGATCATTGGTAATGGCACTACTTGTACCAATATCAATCGAATTCAAAGAACGAGCATAGGTTAAGCCCAAACTTAAGGATTCTGTGGGTTTGAGTGTCAGTTGTGCTAAGGCAGAGTAAGAACCATCAAATAATCCAGCTCCCGCAGTCGGGTTGTTGGCGTTACTAGCAAGATAAACCAGTGTCAAATTGATGGCTGAGTTAAAGTTATGGTTGATACCAACACCTGTCCCACCTGTTTCTTCACGATAGATAGGGCTACGCACCCCAAATGCGGAAATCGAACCTCTGCCATCACTTCCCAATAGAGGGTTAATCGTATCAACCACATCAAACAAAGTGCCCTGGGCGATCGCAGTCACCCTAGTATCTGACCCGATGGGAAATTGATAATAAAGTTGATTGAGAATGAACTGATTGTCTGTATTACCATCAAAACTTAGGCGAGCCATATTGGTTCCTGTGGCTGCTCTAAAGTTTGGAATATTACCAGCCTGAAATCGAATTCTCAGTAAATCTTGCCCCGTAAAACTGGTGTCCGAGATCAACCGCGCACGACCGCTAAAAATGATAGTGTCACCGATCTCACCCCTAGAACCAGGTGTGTCTCCTGCTGGTACAGCTATATCACTACCAAATGCACCGCTCACAGCAAAAACGACCTCTCCAGTCAATTTTGTTGTAGGGGAGAATAGCTGAGACTCTAATCGAGTTGTGCGGGTTTCTAAGGAATCTACCTGTCCACGCAATATTGAGAGTTCTGATGCAAATTCCGCTTGAAGTCTTTGTAGTGTTTGTAGATTTTCTCTTTCCGCCAGATCTACTGTTGCACTGGCTAGTAGCTGATTTAGCCGATCTAGACAAGCATTTAGCCCAGCAGCAAACTCATAACGAGTAATGGCTCGATTGCCCTGAAATAGTTGATTTGGAGAACCAACCATACAGTCGTAGCGATCGACTAAGGCTTGTAATGCTGCAAATGCCCAATCGGTAGGTTGCACATCAGCCAGTTGATTCACAGAGGTGACTTGACCTTGCAAGGTATCCTGGGCAATGGCAGACTCAACCAGGGATGGGTGAATCAGAGAGCCTCCAAAGAGCAGACACGATGAGAGAATCGACTGAAAGAGAAGTTTCATTGAGAATCAATCCCCTCAAAACACGGCATTTCTTGGCAATTTTCGGCAGCAGTCACCTTGGCTAGGAGCGATCGCCAGAGATCGTTCCTAGCCTCCACGAAATCATCCAGTGCTGCTTCAATGCTGCAAATGAACTGGATCTCTGAGCAATGACAACATCTACTCAGTTACACACGAGTCATGAGGCGTTCACGATTGGCAGAGCCAGCATTTGATGTTGCTGCATAGCTCGTCATTAGGTTTTTGTAGTCAGGAATAAACTCTGCAAGGAGATTACCTAGCCCTTCAATATCGTTACGCCAATCACGGTGCAATTCACAAACAACGCTAAACCAATTGACCAACTGAGCGCCAGCACGAGACATCCGATCCCAAGCTGCATCGCGGCAGGCTTCATCGAAGGTGCCAGAGGCATCAGTGACAACAAAAACGTCATACCCTGCCTCCAATGCTGAAAGCGCGCAAAAAGTGACACAGACATCCGTGACAATTCCGGCAATAATCAATTGCTTCTTACCCGTTGCTTCTACGGCTTTAACAAATTCCTCATTGTCCCAAGCGTTGATCTGTCCGGGGCGCGGAATGAAGGGAGCATCAGGAAACTTCTCCTTCAGTTCCGACAGGATGACTCCATTGGGACCGTCCTCAAAGCTAGTAGTCAAAACAGTAGGCAGGTTGAAAAACTTGGCTATACTTGCTAGCGCTAGGACATTATTTTTGAAGTCAGCAGCACCAATATCCCGCACAAGCGAGAATAGTCCAGTTTGGTGATCCACCAGTAAAACCGCAGCATTATTCTTGTCTAGACGATTGTACTTGAATGTAGACATTA encodes:
- a CDS encoding iron uptake porin, which codes for MKLLFQSILSSCLLFGGSLIHPSLVESAIAQDTLQGQVTSVNQLADVQPTDWAFAALQALVDRYDCMVGSPNQLFQGNRAITRYEFAAGLNACLDRLNQLLASATVDLAERENLQTLQRLQAEFASELSILRGQVDSLETRTTRLESQLFSPTTKLTGEVVFAVSGAFGSDIAVPAGDTPGSRGEIGDTIIFSGRARLISDTSFTGQDLLRIRFQAGNIPNFRAATGTNMARLSFDGNTDNQFILNQLYYQFPIGSDTRVTAIAQGTLFDVVDTINPLLGSDGRGSISAFGVRSPIYREETGGTGVGINHNFNSAINLTLVYLASNANNPTAGAGLFDGSYSALAQLTLKPTESLSLGLTYARSLNSIDIGTSSAITNDPFNGNSTSIVGDSYSLTASWLVNPAFRLGGWIGYLRASAQDLSNAPTAEIFYYAVNFGFPDLGKEGNLLGFVFGQPPRVISNQFGVIDLSTSLHFEIFYRFQMNYHLSITPGVIVITNPEHNSNNDTIFVGIIRMTFQF
- the ycaC gene encoding isochorismate family cysteine hydrolase YcaC — protein: MSTFKYNRLDKNNAAVLLVDHQTGLFSLVRDIGAADFKNNVLALASIAKFFNLPTVLTTSFEDGPNGVILSELKEKFPDAPFIPRPGQINAWDNEEFVKAVEATGKKQLIIAGIVTDVCVTFCALSALEAGYDVFVVTDASGTFDEACRDAAWDRMSRAGAQLVNWFSVVCELHRDWRNDIEGLGNLLAEFIPDYKNLMTSYAATSNAGSANRERLMTRV